One genomic segment of Amycolatopsis sp. Hca4 includes these proteins:
- a CDS encoding sensor histidine kinase KdpD — translation MASRARELLDRSRVLLDRSRVAAAQFLTAPPKHPGYELPVGPASVAPTRPEPEPELEPVTAPAGEGVLAEICASVALRDLNLLDQLLARLEELEAGEEDHHRLAELYQLDHLATRLRRNAENLRVLAGQDTADDAARATSVLDLMRAAMSSINHYARITIGRVVNLGVVGFAAEDLGRVLAELFDNAANQSSPSSPVHVSAHLTEQGSVLVRIEDEGIGIPADRIGDLNARLAAGGDLDDAAARHMGLAVVARLAGRHGVTVRLDRRSPHGTVATVLLPTGVVTELAEHAWSGTRTVTVEPVKTAAGPEPATVGGLPRRRAGTFPRETPEPLAPRKPTPRPRPVEGIVGGTTANGLPRRVPGSIRGAAPEPPPPPPPAGNAENAGHEQLLADLGAFADGEQAALAENRARHDETPGGTAR, via the coding sequence ATGGCGAGCCGGGCCCGGGAACTCCTGGATCGATCACGCGTCCTGCTGGACCGCTCGCGCGTCGCCGCCGCGCAGTTCCTCACCGCGCCGCCGAAGCACCCCGGGTACGAACTCCCGGTGGGTCCGGCTTCCGTGGCGCCGACCCGGCCGGAACCGGAACCGGAACTGGAACCGGTGACGGCGCCCGCCGGCGAAGGCGTGCTGGCCGAGATCTGCGCCAGCGTCGCCCTGCGTGATCTCAACCTGCTCGACCAGCTGCTCGCGCGGCTGGAGGAGCTGGAGGCGGGGGAGGAGGACCACCACCGCCTCGCCGAGCTCTACCAGCTCGACCACCTCGCCACGCGGCTGCGGCGCAACGCGGAGAACCTGCGCGTGCTGGCCGGGCAGGACACCGCCGACGACGCCGCCCGCGCGACCTCGGTGCTCGACCTGATGCGCGCGGCGATGTCGTCGATCAACCACTACGCCCGGATCACCATCGGCCGGGTGGTCAACCTCGGCGTCGTCGGCTTCGCCGCGGAGGACCTGGGCCGGGTGCTGGCGGAGCTGTTCGACAACGCCGCCAACCAGTCCTCGCCCAGCTCGCCGGTGCACGTGAGCGCGCACCTGACCGAGCAGGGCAGCGTGCTCGTCCGGATCGAGGACGAGGGCATCGGCATCCCCGCCGACCGCATCGGCGACCTGAACGCGCGGCTGGCCGCGGGCGGCGACCTCGACGACGCCGCGGCGCGGCACATGGGCCTCGCCGTGGTCGCCCGCCTGGCCGGCCGCCACGGCGTCACCGTCCGGCTCGACCGGCGCAGCCCGCACGGCACCGTGGCCACCGTCCTGCTGCCCACCGGTGTCGTCACCGAACTCGCCGAGCACGCCTGGTCGGGCACCCGGACCGTCACCGTCGAACCGGTCAAGACCGCGGCCGGTCCCGAGCCGGCCACCGTCGGCGGGCTGCCGCGCCGCCGCGCCGGCACCTTCCCCCGGGAGACGCCGGAGCCGCTCGCGCCGCGCAAGCCCACCCCGCGGCCGCGCCCGGTCGAGGGCATCGTCGGCGGCACCACGGCCAACGGCCTGCCGCGCCGCGTGCCCGGCAGCATCCGCGGTGCCGCACCGGAGCCGCCGCCACCACCCCCGCCTGCCGGGAACGCCGAGAACGCCGGCCACGAACAGCTGCTGGCCGACCTCGGCGCGTTCGCCGACGGCGAGCAGGCGGCCCTCGCGGAGAACCGCGCCCGCCACGACGAAACGCCCGGAGGAACCGCCCGGTGA
- a CDS encoding roadblock/LC7 domain-containing protein has protein sequence MSAPQSATANFAWLLDDFVRKVHGVSHALIMSVDGFPLTASDSVGEAEAEQLAAIASGLLSLAGNSAALFGKGACEQIIIRLTHGYFLFMGIGSGAGLAVLTSGEADMKVVAYEMTQFITNAGHALTPEVRAELRQVLTARRPRG, from the coding sequence GTGAGCGCTCCCCAGTCGGCCACGGCGAACTTCGCCTGGCTGCTCGACGACTTCGTGCGCAAGGTCCACGGCGTCAGCCACGCGCTGATCATGAGCGTGGACGGCTTCCCGCTCACCGCGTCGGACTCCGTCGGCGAGGCCGAGGCCGAACAGCTCGCCGCGATCGCCAGCGGCCTGCTCTCGCTGGCCGGCAACAGCGCGGCGCTGTTCGGCAAGGGTGCCTGCGAGCAGATCATCATCCGGCTCACCCACGGCTACTTCCTGTTCATGGGCATCGGGTCCGGCGCCGGGCTCGCGGTGCTGACCTCGGGCGAGGCCGACATGAAGGTGGTCGCCTACGAGATGACCCAGTTCATCACCAACGCCGGCCACGCGCTCACCCCCGAGGTGCGCGCCGAACTGCGCCAGGTGCTGACCGCGCGCCGGCCCCGGGGTTGA
- a CDS encoding DUF742 domain-containing protein — translation MSEKDTALPRRSRRIRAYALTGGRTGTRHQLLVETLISVPQYDPALSDTLMPESRSLYERARVRCSVAELSVGLDLPLGVVRVLLGDLASQGAVFVHPTAHAYHHDTNVLERILDGLKRLPA, via the coding sequence ATGTCCGAAAAGGACACCGCGTTACCGCGCCGGAGCCGCCGCATCCGCGCGTACGCGCTCACCGGCGGCCGCACCGGCACGCGCCACCAGCTGCTGGTGGAGACGCTGATCTCGGTGCCGCAGTACGACCCGGCGCTGAGTGACACGCTCATGCCCGAGTCGCGTTCGCTCTACGAACGCGCCCGCGTGCGGTGCTCGGTCGCCGAGCTGTCGGTCGGGCTGGACCTGCCGCTGGGTGTGGTGCGGGTGCTGCTCGGCGACCTCGCCTCCCAGGGTGCGGTGTTCGTCCACCCCACCGCGCACGCCTACCACCACGACACCAACGTGCTCGAGAGGATCCTTGATGGGCTCAAGCGGCTCCCCGCCTGA
- a CDS encoding ATP/GTP-binding protein, with protein sequence MGSSGSPPEGDLLTISAKIVVAGGFGVGKTTFVGAVSEVPPMSNEAWMTEAGEGIDEIPPGGKSTTTVAMDFGRLTLRPDLLLYLFGTPGQARFWFLWDDLSRGALGAVVLVDTSRIDESFAAINYFENDSELPFVVAVNQFEGKPVHDLDEVRDALALDPAVPLVTCDARDRASTIATLTELVGHTLSLAVLSGPAGRELAGSTPHA encoded by the coding sequence ATGGGCTCAAGCGGCTCCCCGCCTGAGGGCGATCTGCTGACGATTTCCGCGAAGATCGTCGTCGCCGGGGGCTTCGGTGTCGGCAAGACCACCTTCGTCGGTGCGGTGTCGGAGGTGCCGCCGATGAGCAACGAAGCGTGGATGACCGAGGCGGGCGAAGGCATCGACGAGATCCCGCCCGGCGGCAAGTCGACCACGACCGTGGCGATGGACTTCGGGCGGCTCACGCTGCGCCCGGACCTGCTGCTGTACCTGTTCGGCACGCCGGGGCAGGCGCGGTTCTGGTTCCTGTGGGACGACCTCAGCCGCGGCGCGCTGGGCGCGGTCGTGCTGGTCGACACCAGCCGGATCGACGAGTCGTTCGCCGCGATCAACTACTTCGAAAACGACTCCGAGCTGCCGTTCGTCGTGGCGGTCAACCAGTTCGAGGGCAAGCCGGTGCACGACCTCGACGAGGTGCGCGACGCCCTCGCCCTCGACCCGGCCGTCCCGCTGGTCACCTGCGACGCGCGCGACCGCGCGTCCACCATCGCCACCCTGACCGAGCTGGTCGGCCACACGCTGTCGCTGGCGGTGCTCTCCGGCCCGGCGGGCCGCGAGCTGGCCGGCAGCACCCCGCACGCCTGA
- a CDS encoding styrene monooxygenase/indole monooxygenase family protein, which translates to MRRVLIVGAGQSGLQLALGLQAKGYDVTVMSARTPEEIRSGRVMSTQCMFHDALQHERDLGINLWEAETVNVEGLGVSVATPDGGRALDWFAELDRPAQSVDQRVKMAGWLELFEERGGKLVIHGVMTSELDALTRLYDLVIISAGKGELVQLFDRVPERSPYTRPMRALSLAYAHGVGRRPEHPDKLGVRFNIVPGVGELFMIPAYTLSGNCDILFFEGVPGGPLDCFGDHPGPDEHFRRLLDLMRQFVPWEYERCRDAELTDAKATLAGGYTPVVRHPVGTLPGGAIVLGMADVVVANDPITGQGSNNASHCAATYLDAIVERADRPFDAAWMEATFERYWEYARHVTEWTNALLLPPPPHVLQILGVAGENPAVARRFANGFTDPADFQHWFMDPALWEKYLAEV; encoded by the coding sequence ATGCGCAGGGTTCTGATCGTCGGTGCCGGGCAGTCCGGCCTGCAGCTGGCCCTCGGGCTGCAGGCGAAGGGCTACGACGTCACGGTGATGTCCGCGCGGACGCCGGAGGAGATCCGGTCCGGGCGGGTGATGTCGACGCAGTGCATGTTCCACGACGCGCTGCAGCACGAGCGCGACCTCGGGATCAACCTGTGGGAGGCCGAGACGGTCAACGTCGAGGGCCTCGGCGTTTCGGTGGCCACGCCGGACGGCGGCCGCGCGCTCGACTGGTTCGCCGAGCTCGACCGCCCGGCCCAGTCGGTGGACCAGCGGGTGAAGATGGCCGGCTGGCTGGAGCTGTTCGAGGAGCGCGGCGGCAAGCTCGTCATCCACGGTGTGATGACGTCCGAACTGGACGCGCTGACCCGGCTCTACGACCTGGTGATCATCTCGGCGGGCAAGGGCGAGCTGGTCCAGCTGTTCGACCGGGTGCCCGAGCGCTCGCCGTACACGCGGCCGATGCGCGCGCTGTCACTGGCCTACGCCCACGGCGTGGGCCGCCGTCCGGAGCACCCGGACAAGCTGGGGGTGCGGTTCAACATCGTCCCCGGCGTCGGCGAGCTGTTCATGATCCCGGCGTACACGCTGAGCGGGAACTGCGACATCCTCTTCTTCGAGGGCGTCCCCGGCGGGCCGCTGGACTGCTTCGGCGACCACCCGGGCCCGGACGAGCACTTCCGGCGGCTGCTGGACCTGATGCGGCAGTTCGTGCCGTGGGAGTACGAGCGCTGCCGCGACGCCGAGCTGACCGACGCGAAGGCGACCCTGGCGGGCGGGTACACGCCGGTGGTCCGCCACCCGGTGGGCACGTTGCCGGGCGGGGCGATCGTGCTGGGCATGGCCGACGTCGTCGTGGCGAACGACCCGATCACCGGGCAGGGTTCGAACAACGCGAGCCACTGCGCGGCGACCTACCTCGACGCGATCGTCGAGCGCGCCGACCGGCCGTTCGACGCCGCCTGGATGGAAGCGACGTTCGAGCGTTACTGGGAGTACGCCCGGCACGTGACCGAATGGACGAACGCGCTGCTGCTGCCGCCCCCTCCGCACGTGCTCCAGATCCTCGGGGTGGCGGGGGAGAATCCCGCGGTCGCCCGCCGGTTCGCGAACGGATTCACCGATCCGGCGGACTTCCAACACTGGTTCATGGATCCGGCACTCTGGGAGAAATACCTGGCAGAGGTCTAG
- a CDS encoding Ku protein, whose product MRAMWKGSVSFGLVSIPIQMYAATENKNVSLRQVHEADGGRIQYKRFCTIDGQEVPYAEIAKGYELPDGEMVVITDAEMAELPLATQRTIDVLEFVPLESIDPIQYDRTYYLEPQKNAVKPYIVLRDALHKSSQVAIAKVAVRQRESMAVLRVHADVLVMTTMLWPDEVREPDFPFLRDDPPQIRPQELTMAGSLIDSLAEPVFEPEKYHDHYREALEEMIEAKVAGDETTKPAAVTAKADVVDLMAALQASVDAAKKSRQSASEGAGKAPAAAEVSDEDAPPAKKKPAARKRAPKSA is encoded by the coding sequence ATGCGGGCGATGTGGAAGGGCTCGGTGTCCTTCGGGCTGGTCAGCATCCCGATCCAGATGTACGCGGCCACCGAGAACAAGAACGTCTCCCTGCGCCAGGTGCACGAGGCCGACGGCGGCCGCATCCAGTACAAGCGGTTCTGCACGATCGACGGCCAGGAGGTGCCGTACGCCGAGATCGCCAAGGGCTACGAGCTGCCCGACGGCGAGATGGTCGTGATCACCGACGCCGAGATGGCCGAGCTGCCGCTGGCCACCCAGCGCACGATCGACGTGCTGGAGTTCGTGCCGCTGGAGTCGATCGACCCGATCCAGTACGACCGCACGTACTACCTGGAGCCGCAGAAGAACGCGGTGAAGCCCTACATCGTGCTGCGGGACGCGCTGCACAAGTCGAGCCAGGTGGCCATCGCGAAGGTCGCGGTCCGGCAGCGGGAGAGCATGGCGGTGCTGCGCGTGCACGCCGACGTGCTGGTGATGACGACGATGCTGTGGCCGGACGAGGTCCGCGAGCCCGACTTCCCGTTCCTGCGCGACGACCCGCCGCAGATCCGGCCGCAGGAGCTCACCATGGCCGGGTCCCTGATCGATTCACTGGCCGAGCCGGTGTTCGAGCCGGAGAAGTACCACGACCACTACCGCGAGGCCCTCGAAGAGATGATCGAGGCCAAGGTCGCGGGCGACGAGACGACCAAGCCCGCCGCCGTCACCGCCAAGGCCGACGTCGTCGACCTGATGGCGGCGCTGCAGGCCAGTGTGGACGCCGCGAAGAAGTCGCGGCAGTCCGCTTCGGAGGGTGCGGGGAAGGCGCCCGCCGCGGCCGAGGTGTCCGATGAGGACGCACCGCCGGCCAAGAAGAAGCCGGCGGCGCGCAAGCGGGCGCCGAAGTCCGCCTGA
- the ahcY gene encoding adenosylhomocysteinase, with translation MSDKLQTRNGLDFAVADLSLADAGRTQLRLAEHEMPGLMAIRREYAAAQPLKGARIAGSLHMTVQTAVLIETLVALGAQVRWVSCNIFSTQDEAAAAVVVGPEGTVDAPAGTSVFAWKGETLEEYWWCTDQLIAFPGGLAPNMILDDGGDATLLVHKGVEFEAAGVVPQPSEEDPEEYRIILDTLRASLAADGGRFTAMAKEIRGVTEETTNGVKRLYKLAKDGELLFPAMNVNDSVTKSKFDNKYGIRHSLVDGLNRATDVMIGGKRVVVCGYGDVGKGAVEALRGQGARVAVTEIDPICALQAAMDGLDVVELDDVVATGDIFITTTGNFGIISADQMSRMKHNAIVANVGHFDNEIDMAGLAKLPGIEKNEIKPQVHEWTFPDGHAIIVLSEGRLMNLGNATGHPSFVMSNSFTNQAIAQIELFTKPGEYATDVHRLPKHLDEKVARLHLDALGVKLTKLTKQQAEYIGVDVEGPYKLDHYRY, from the coding sequence ATGAGTGACAAACTGCAGACCCGAAACGGCCTCGACTTCGCCGTGGCCGACCTGTCCCTGGCCGACGCCGGCCGCACGCAGCTGCGGCTGGCCGAGCACGAGATGCCCGGCCTGATGGCGATCCGCCGCGAGTACGCCGCCGCGCAGCCGCTGAAGGGCGCCCGCATCGCCGGCTCCCTGCACATGACCGTCCAGACCGCGGTGCTCATCGAGACCCTCGTCGCCCTGGGCGCGCAGGTGCGCTGGGTGTCCTGCAACATCTTCTCCACGCAGGACGAGGCCGCCGCGGCGGTCGTCGTCGGCCCGGAGGGCACCGTCGACGCCCCGGCGGGCACCTCGGTGTTCGCGTGGAAGGGCGAGACGCTCGAGGAGTACTGGTGGTGCACCGACCAGCTCATCGCCTTCCCCGGCGGGCTGGCCCCCAACATGATCCTCGACGACGGTGGCGACGCCACCCTGCTCGTCCACAAGGGAGTCGAGTTCGAGGCGGCCGGCGTCGTCCCGCAACCGTCCGAAGAGGACCCGGAGGAGTACCGGATCATCCTCGACACCCTGCGCGCGAGCCTGGCCGCCGACGGCGGCCGCTTCACCGCCATGGCCAAGGAGATCCGCGGCGTCACCGAAGAGACGACCAACGGCGTCAAGCGGCTCTACAAGCTCGCCAAGGACGGCGAGCTGCTCTTCCCGGCGATGAACGTCAACGACTCGGTGACGAAGTCCAAGTTCGACAACAAGTACGGCATCCGGCACTCCCTTGTGGACGGCCTGAACCGGGCCACCGACGTGATGATCGGCGGCAAGCGCGTGGTCGTCTGCGGCTACGGCGACGTCGGCAAGGGCGCGGTGGAGGCGCTGCGCGGCCAGGGCGCCCGGGTCGCGGTCACCGAGATCGACCCGATCTGCGCGCTGCAGGCGGCGATGGACGGGCTCGACGTCGTCGAGCTCGACGACGTGGTGGCCACCGGCGACATCTTCATCACCACCACCGGCAACTTCGGCATCATCTCCGCGGACCAGATGAGCCGGATGAAGCACAACGCGATCGTCGCGAACGTCGGGCACTTCGACAACGAGATCGACATGGCCGGGCTGGCGAAGCTGCCGGGCATCGAGAAGAACGAGATCAAGCCGCAGGTCCACGAGTGGACCTTCCCCGACGGCCACGCGATCATCGTGCTGTCCGAGGGCCGCCTGATGAACCTCGGCAACGCCACCGGCCACCCCTCGTTCGTGATGTCGAACTCCTTCACCAACCAGGCGATCGCGCAGATCGAGCTGTTCACCAAGCCCGGCGAGTACGCCACCGACGTCCACCGGCTGCCGAAGCACCTCGACGAGAAGGTGGCCCGGCTGCACCTGGACGCGCTCGGGGTGAAGCTCACCAAGCTCACGAAGCAGCAGGCCGAGTACATCGGCGTCGACGTCGAAGGTCCGTACAAGCTCGATCACTACCGGTACTGA
- a CDS encoding GNAT family N-acetyltransferase, producing MITIRTARAEDEAALAKLDERTWTPDVSPAPAPPPGTPFFGDGTRPEDVLVAEQDGVVAGYVRLGEGFGIPAHRHVVVIDGLAVDPDRQRLGIAGRLVEAAVAEAGRRGARKVTLRVLGPNTGARRVYERCGFVVEGVLRGEFHLDGTDVDDVLMARSLA from the coding sequence GTGATCACCATCCGGACCGCCCGCGCCGAGGACGAAGCCGCGCTCGCGAAGCTCGACGAGCGCACCTGGACCCCGGACGTCTCCCCCGCGCCCGCGCCGCCGCCCGGCACCCCGTTCTTCGGCGACGGCACGCGGCCCGAGGACGTCCTGGTCGCCGAGCAGGACGGCGTCGTCGCCGGGTACGTCCGCCTCGGCGAGGGGTTCGGCATCCCGGCCCACCGGCACGTGGTGGTGATCGACGGGCTCGCCGTCGACCCGGACCGGCAGCGGCTCGGCATCGCGGGGCGGCTCGTCGAGGCCGCCGTCGCCGAGGCGGGCCGCCGCGGCGCGCGCAAGGTGACGCTGCGCGTGCTCGGGCCGAACACCGGCGCCCGCCGGGTGTACGAGCGCTGCGGGTTCGTCGTCGAAGGCGTGTTGCGCGGCGAATTCCACCTCGACGGGACGGACGTCGACGACGTTCTCATGGCCCGATCGCTCGCTTGA
- a CDS encoding diiron oxygenase: MRVEDRDVTAARLLKSSAKNSYDPYVDIDWAAPLAEGKAYMPLERVSLYGTDLWAKLTPEQRIELSKHEIASIMSVGLWFEIVLMQLLARYVFDLDARSEHAQYAMTEIGDETRHSVMFARTADRLGVPRYGVPKVVHRAAKVFGATAAGPSMFASVLVAEETTDRLQRSMMDDDGIQPLIRSVNRIHVVEEARHVRFAKEEVLRETPKLSKAALHRHRLRTALVAFGVIDSMVDARIYRSVGIDPREGRAAALANPHFHETRRWMAEKIVPFLREAGLIGGRSEGIWRRAHLL, from the coding sequence ATGCGCGTCGAGGACCGGGACGTCACCGCGGCTCGCCTGCTCAAGAGTTCCGCGAAGAACTCCTACGACCCGTACGTCGACATCGACTGGGCCGCGCCGCTCGCCGAGGGCAAGGCCTACATGCCGCTCGAACGCGTCTCCCTCTACGGCACCGACCTCTGGGCGAAACTGACGCCGGAGCAGCGGATCGAGCTGTCCAAGCACGAGATCGCCAGCATCATGAGCGTCGGCCTGTGGTTCGAGATCGTCCTCATGCAGCTGCTCGCCCGGTACGTCTTCGACCTCGACGCGCGCAGCGAGCACGCGCAGTACGCGATGACCGAGATCGGCGACGAGACCCGGCACTCGGTGATGTTCGCCCGCACCGCCGACCGGCTCGGCGTCCCGCGCTACGGCGTCCCCAAGGTCGTCCACCGCGCCGCGAAGGTGTTCGGCGCGACCGCCGCCGGGCCGTCGATGTTCGCCAGCGTGCTGGTCGCCGAGGAGACCACCGACCGGTTGCAGCGGTCGATGATGGACGACGACGGCATCCAGCCGCTGATCCGCTCGGTCAACCGCATCCACGTGGTCGAGGAGGCCCGGCACGTCCGGTTCGCCAAGGAAGAGGTGCTGCGCGAGACGCCGAAGCTGTCGAAGGCGGCACTGCACCGGCACCGGCTGCGGACCGCGCTGGTCGCGTTCGGCGTGATCGACAGCATGGTCGACGCGCGGATCTACCGCAGCGTCGGGATCGACCCCCGCGAAGGCCGCGCCGCGGCGCTGGCCAACCCCCACTTCCACGAGACCCGCCGCTGGATGGCCGAGAAGATCGTGCCGTTCCTGCGCGAGGCGGGCCTGATCGGCGGCCGCTCCGAGGGCATCTGGCGGCGCGCGCACCTGCTCTGA
- a CDS encoding TetR/AcrR family transcriptional regulator, with protein sequence MTKVDGRATRWAGQQERRRAEFVDAALTAIAEHGPDVSTEQIAERAGVARTRLYRHFSDAADLRRAIAQRAAELVTADLAPLWHPEGSPNEMISTVIATHLRWLTEHAHLHRYLTRGVPDGPDVRGAIARHLSRLFAGYLTAFGLDPAPADTMAFGLVGYVESATTRWLDHPGTLSLPQLTAQLTGTIWAMLDHTLRAGGVELDPDRPLPLPEGL encoded by the coding sequence GTGACCAAGGTCGACGGACGGGCGACGCGCTGGGCGGGCCAGCAGGAACGCCGGCGCGCGGAGTTCGTCGACGCCGCACTGACGGCGATCGCCGAGCACGGCCCGGACGTCTCGACCGAGCAGATCGCCGAGCGCGCCGGCGTCGCCCGCACCCGCCTGTACCGGCACTTTTCCGACGCGGCGGACCTCCGCCGGGCGATCGCCCAGCGGGCGGCGGAGCTGGTGACGGCCGACCTGGCGCCGCTGTGGCACCCCGAGGGCTCGCCGAACGAGATGATCTCCACGGTGATCGCGACGCACCTGCGCTGGCTGACCGAGCACGCCCACCTGCACCGCTACCTGACCCGGGGCGTCCCGGACGGCCCCGACGTCCGCGGCGCGATCGCCCGGCACCTGAGCAGGTTGTTCGCGGGGTACCTGACGGCGTTCGGCCTCGACCCGGCCCCGGCGGACACGATGGCGTTCGGCCTGGTCGGCTACGTCGAATCGGCGACGACCCGCTGGCTGGACCACCCGGGCACGCTCAGCCTGCCCCAGCTGACGGCCCAGCTCACCGGCACGATCTGGGCGATGCTGGACCACACGCTGCGGGCCGGCGGGGTGGAACTGGACCCGGACCGGCCGTTGCCGCTGCCCGAGGGGCTTTAG